Part of the Miscanthus floridulus cultivar M001 unplaced genomic scaffold, ASM1932011v1 os_1452_1, whole genome shotgun sequence genome, ATTCTTCTCTTGTATATTACATGGATGCACATTCTTCAGGTCTAATTGCTAGTGGCAGTGAGAGGATTGTTTTTTAGATAACGTAGTGGCAGTGAGGATTGCTCTTTGAAGATAGGGAAAGGTGATATATTTTGTATTCTAAATACATTGGTGTTTCTCATGTTGAATCTATACCTATATTCTCTGAGCAACTCGTGAAATCTGGCTAAATTAGGGTACGCCCCATTCTACAAACTGTCTTGTCTAAACAAATGTAAAATTGTCGCTTGGGAAGTTTCGGGAAGAAATCGGAATGGAATAATATCGATTCATACAGAGGAAAAAGTTCTCTATTGATGTAAACGCTGTACCTAGAGGATAGGGATAGAGGAAGAGGGAAAAATCGAAATGAAATAAATAAAGaataaagccaaaaaaaaaaataagTCGAAGATAGAAGAGCCCAGGCGAGCAACCCCTGCTATATGTATGTATCCAGGACTATGATGTATCCAGCTCAACTGAATGTGTAAACACTTCCTCTCTTTGCTTCTGTCCAGTATGCTGAAAATGAAACTATCTACTTCGCTGCTGAACTTGTGcagtagagaaggaaaacttttaTCAGTAAAACCCTACAGAATGTTCTTGCTGTACTCGGTTCTCTGATTTTTTGAGTAAAACAATGCAGATGATGTCTCCGTTCAAAGCATTGAACGCCCGGAATGTATATGGGATGCTGCCAGCAAACTATAATGAAGTGGCTACATGAAGTAGTGGAcatcaccaagagcaacaagagcAACAGGCTCATGAATAAagtggagtttttttttttcaacaaCACAGTCCAGGTTGAATGAGGTTGGAAGACATAGACGGTGCTGCAATACACCAGAGAAGCTCGACGCAAGGACATATGTAGCTTGAGCAAGAGCTGGCGTAGCGAGGTAGCCTCAGCAATAGCATTTGCAACAATATGATACTCAGCATCTACACTGGACCGAGATACACTCTGGGAATTGAAGACCAAGAAATGAGATTATCACCGAGGAACACGGCATTGTCCGTTGTGGAACTGTGGACTTGCGTGTGGACATATCGTATGTGCTTCAAAGCAGTACGATGTGGCTCTCGGGGATCATGCACGCGAAGACAGACTTGCTGAATGGTGTAGACGATATCCGGTTGAGACGTTGAGTGTCGGTGAGGTACTGCATGACATCAACTAGACTGATAGTCAGTTGGGTCCGAAACAGGAGCACCGGCTGTAGCGCATAGCTTCTGATAGAATCAACAGGTGTAGAGCACGGCTTGCAATCTGTCATGCTAGCGCGATCCATAATCTCAAGCATATAATAGTGCGACGAAGCACCAGTTGCGGGTACTTACAGAGCTGCGAGGCTTTCTAGATTCAAGTACTTTAGTATCCCCTGAGGAAGTTTAGTATCAGTTCTTGATTGATTGGCATTCTTCAGCTTAAAAATTCAGCTCATGTAACATTTTTCAGACCATCTGTAGGGACTGATATACACTTACCATATCACAGTGGTTCAGTCTTACTTCAGTTTGGACAAGGTTTCTCAAATATCAATTCATCAttgtaaaaaaaacaaaaaaaagctcATACATTTCTGTACAGTTTGCCAGTTTCTATACGCATGTTTGGTTGTAGTCGAACCGTACTGTCGAAAATTTCATTCTATATTGGACTGCAGATCAACGATGTTCAACTGTTTTGTATGTCGAATTCAAGAATACATCTGCTGACTGTCACTCACTTCCTTTTGAAACGCAAAAATGGCCTAAGCTTAACTAGCAAAGGGTTGTGCCAGAATTAATCTCCCTAGATTCTCCATAGCATATTAGCATAGCACCAAATCTGCAAAACCTGAGCTGATGACCTGACTGACCAATGTGAGGCCGTGAATCGGTTGTACCAAAAGagtggcaaaagctttgccgtaaGTTttagtagaagaagaaaataaaaacaaGAGTCGGCCCAGATTTTCCGAAAGGATCATGCAATTGCATTGGTGGAATTGCTACAAACTCGCTGATCTAGTATTATCCTGTTACCTGGCTTGAGTTTTACTTTAAAGTAAATTGTGTTATATTCTGGCATAGCTGAAGCCATGTGAATGCTGAGTTCGTCAAAGTGTAAATGCTGAGTTCGACAGTTGGTTATGAGTTTTATGCTTATTTTTCACTATTCAGATCGTGCTAGATTGTCTCATCTTGACTCTGCTGCTGTTATTTTTCACTTTTCACATTGTGCTAGATTGTCTCGTCTTACTCTGCTGCTGTTGGGTTTTGGCAGAGCTACTACATACAAAAAGTAAAAATGCTGTTGGGTTCTGAAAGAGCTACTAAAAAAAAAGCAAACATTCCACTACTACATACAAAAAGTAAAAATGCTGTTGGGTCCTGGAAGAGCtactagaaaaaaaataaaacaatacATTCCATTGCCGGGATTTGAACCCGGGTCGCCTGGGTGAAAGCCAGGTATCCTAACCGGACTAGACGACAATGGATTTGATGTGCAAGCTGTACACATAAGGATTTGAAATATATTGTTCATTACTGTTGGGTCGTGCCTATCAGGCGCTCCAACATCTCCACCGGCAGCACTCCACTCTTCACCTctcggcaaattttttattttgagatGGTCCTCTGGCTAAATTTGGCATGGCAAGGCTCCGGTACATCATTTCAACGACCAATATTTTCttgagagaaaaaaaatgaatggGAGAACAAAACACATCGCTTTATTTCGTGTCCCGCAAACCTCCCCTCCCTTTTATACAGAAGATCATGTCAACATTTGAGGACGTTCCAAAATTCTAAATTTTAAACTTCAAAATATGAGAATTTAAAATAAACTTTTAGGACTCTAAGTTACTTCAAATCAAAACTTGTCAatacaaagttgtatatattgtagatctctataattttgatataaagtttatctaTATTCAACTTTATATGCAAGATTTATGATTTTTTTGAGACAACGTTGTAAAGAGGTGAACTTGTTAAGAGACTGTATCTGAAATTGATTTATAGAGACCGTTGATTTTGGAATGTCTCTGTAAATGGATTGTCCGCCTCTAAAATTCACTAGGTATTTTTGAGACATACATTTTTTAACCATATATTTTATACATTTTTCCACTAGGTACCTCTAAAGGGGCATGCTAAAGCTTCTTTTCAAACGACGgttgttgcatatattttatactaaaattgtaACTTTAGTTCGTTGCAATTTATATAGCATAATCTGTAATTTTTTGTTCCGAGAATAAAAAAAATCCGTGAGACAAAACCACAAACCCGATAAAATCTTATCTGTattggcacaaagacaattaacaattaTTTTTATAGTCAGACAAGGGCAAAAATTTGATATGTCAACAATTTACTTGTACTAGTTGGTTGTACATCACGAGTGTTGTTTGAAATCATATGGCATCTAAAATATAAGAGAAGTGGTAAATAAAAGGAGTTGTCAGTTAAAATCGTTCTTATATTAGTGCACAGTATGGCTGGGATGACCCCACGAAAATGGAGTACTTTTTTTCCCCCACGTGCCAACCGGCGGTCTGTGAGGAGAAAGGTCCGATTGCGATCTGCAGAAGGTGGATGATGCTAACGAGCAGGGCACACTGCTGAGGATCGGGATGGACACAAACTAAAAAAAGGCAACGCGAACTGTTTTCTGTGAGCGGACGACACACGCAAAGGCCAGATGACTGAAATCCTGTTCTCCCAAGAGATAAGAAGATACTTACCGCAAAAGACATACGACGAACAGTTGAATAGTCTATGTTTTTTTATCTGTTCGCTTTGCTTATACTACGTCTACGTGCAGTTGTGTACCATTCAAACATTACTACCGCACTGTAGTTCGTTGATTGTGTTCGGTATTCTTGACTACGTACAAAGGGATTGCTGAAAAATTGTACCTGAGGCATCTGCTTGTTTCTATTATTCTAGTAGCTCGCCTGGCGTGCGTGGTGGTAAGATCGACATGGACTTCCACCACCGCCCCCACCAGCACCCGCACCCCTGGGCCCTGAGGCCCTCCCTGACGTATGTATCTACCAACCCGGATTGAACAGGCAGGGAGAACGATGGGCTTTTACACATGTGTGCCTCCAAACGAGCGATGATTTCGTAGCAGGAAAGCTTTCTTTATATTCGGGCACATTGTGTTATCGTGTAGCTTTCGCTAGCTTAATCCCTCGGACAACAACATAGCGTGCAGAGAAGAAGCAGATAGGGGAGCCCGTAAAGCAGCAACctaagaagtggcggcgatggggtcaggtggtggcgacggcgacggcgaccggCAAGCGCAGCCGCTCCTCGGCAAGCTCTCGGAGTCATCGTACAGCTTGTCCGACGAGCACCTGGTCAACAGAACCGGTGAGTGATCATCACGCGCCAAGATCATACCATGCCTGCCCCTCCGTGCATGCTTGTGATGTGGTTCATAGCTCGCTAGCTCATCAGCAGCTTGCCGTTGTTTGTTCTGCATGCACATGCGTGGGCGGCGGCGCGCGCAGGCACGATATGGACGGCGATGGCGCACATCATCACGGCGGTGATCGGGTCCGGCGTGCTGTCGCTGGCGTGGAGCGTGGCGCAGCTGGGGTGGGTGGGCGGCCCGGCGGCCATGGTGTTCTTCGCCGGCGTCACCGCGGTGCAGTCCACCCTGATCGCCGACTGCTACATTTCCCACGACCCGGAGCGAGGCGTCGTCAGGAACCGCTCCTACGTCGACGCCGTGCGCCTCTACCTAGGTACGTACGGTCAGCCATCGATCGTCGATTTGCCCTTTTTTCTCGACGGAATCTTTGACGAGATGATCATCGATCGATCGAGTGTATGAATCGATCAACCATTCCAATTAATAGCCTGCACCTTGAGTGCGTGACAGAACCAGTCAGCCAGCCTGTTGCTACTatgcatccatccatccatccgtaAATACGAAAGCGTTTTGCAGGACCATAGGTCGCTATATATGCTAGTCGATCCTTGACTCCCTGTAGGAGTCtataataaaaacaaatagtcaCTGAAAATTGCGTACTGATTTGCATTAGCATGCATGTTACCGTGAAGCAATCAAGCGTGGGTCACAAGTTTGAAAATAAAACGGTTAGATATtactatggccccgttcggcttgctgaatcttggctaaaattgactgaaaaatactgttctggctgaaatattgtgaaagaaaaatattgttttggctgaaaaaaaaagccaaacaagccagatataaggtaagccgaacgggctaTGTCAGGATCCGTTGCTTTCAATGTGTGTATATATTAGGAGTATATTACTAGTTGCAAAGAAAGAAGTTGCTAAAAGAAATTGTGTTGGTGCGAGTACGACTGATGCGACTGACATTCAATCGTTGGCTGCCACGTGTGCAGGCGAGAAGAGCCAGTTGTTCTGCGGTTTCTTCCTCAACTTCAGCTTGTTTGGCACCGGTGTGGTGTACACGCTCACTTCCGCCACTAGTATGAGGTACAGTCCGCTACTAGTAGACTTGCACATCAACTTCACCTCATTGTTGCGTGGCAATCAGCCAGCCACGAGTTTGTTACCTGTCCTGTGGTAGACTGGTGCTAGCAGTTGTCACTTGGTTGGTTGTTGCATTCGCGTAGGACCAAGGGTTAATGACATGATTTGATTGGAAAGAAAGGGCCGTGAAGGCGATAGACAGTGATGCATGGCAACTCTCTAGTATATAATCCCATGATCATCACGGCTTTGCTACACTGTTTCACATCACCGGTAACTAGTGGTGGGCAAATTAAAGTAGTGAAAAGCTAATGATGCAAAACTGGGGGAAAAGGGTTTGTTGGATAGACCGTACCAATAATGCAAAAAGCTAAATGAGGTCACCCTCCTGTAAATGTACCTTCCGTGTGCGGTGTGCATACAACTTCTTGTGGACTGGGagaatatttgttttttttttcttgtttctcTTTTACGTTCTCTGATAACGAAATATTTCTTTTCTGCTAGGTATATCAATGTTGTCCTTTTCGATACACGTCAGCAAATTTTATATGCCATTATGCTTTCCTACTTTTATCAAGGCCAGGCTAACTAGAGAGGATACAGTCAGATTAGGAGATATACTAATACTAGAATTCCAGGAGGATAGAGGAAGGCACAAAGCAACGTCCGTATCCAGCAGACCCGGTGCTGCCGAAATGATCAGCTTAGTTAACCAATGGAAAAAGTCCACTTTTTCTCTCTCATCTTTTACGAAAGTTCGATTTTCTTCCCTCAACTCGAAAATCAGACAAACGCCTCCCCCCCCTCATCTAACAAATCCGTGCACAAAACCCCCATAGCTGGTTTGGGCTCTGGTTTTTGCATAGCTGGCGCCACGTCGGATTTGGGCCCACACTGACTCAGCCCAACGCTATTATTGAAGAGAGCTGGCCGTCCCGTTCATCTCGTCTCCAATGGTCGTACCCCGCGCCGCCGCTCACGCTCGCACCAGCGCTCTTCCTCGGCTCCGACGCATTCTCACCACCGTCTTGCCGCGCTGCCCTAGTCTCTTCGTTGCTTCCCCTCCGAATCCCTATGCCCCCTAGCACATCGCGTATGCTCTTGCCGCAGCCAGAATCCGCGACGGAGCCGCCGCTAGGAGAAAGTGGCCTGCCAGTAATCTGGTGTCCATACTGTGGCATGGGGAGGATTTTGGAGCTGATGTCAAAATCAGATGAGCACCCAATGGAAAGGTTCTTCAAATGTCCGAGAAAGTACAAAAAGGTTAGCTTTCCTTATTAAAAAATTCGGGTGGTAATTCAAAGTTAGAGTTCGTACAGTGCAGActgaatttttctttttttagtcaTTTCGGTTTCTCTCTTTGAGTTCTACATGTTCAAAGAAGAATACGCCAACTTTCTTATTAATTATGGGATGCTTCAAGAATCTAAGGTGTTATTAATTATGGGATGCTTCAAGAATCTGAGATGTGTCATTACCGTCCATTGGAGATGACAGAGAGTGTGCAGGGGATTGTGCAATCTGAGATATATGAACAGGTTAAATCACTGAAGAAACATCCATCTAACCCAACAACCTTCCCGCGGCCAGCTTTGAACCCTTCTTTACAAGCATGCAGACATATGTACATTCTTCTAAAAATAGGAGGCTCTACATTATCTTCCTTGTGAACAATAACAGTGCTTCCTGGGTTGCTTCTGAGAAGCTCCATCTGGTAGTCATACAGCCTAGAGTACTGCCCTTTAGTTGCATCTAAAGCTTTCTTCATCACTAGTGCTTTTGCTCTCTTTAGCTTGGGCATAGAAACATGGGCAAACATTTCTTCTTGAACTGTCTGCAACATATGCTCAAgtttctagcatgggttggcaaAAATAAACTTCTTATATTTTCTAGCAATTACAGTTGCGGTGACTAGTTTGTTGTCTCTTTTAGGTGGACACATGTGATTATTAGTAAATGTAGATATTTGCCAACTATCAGACCTATAAGTATTTGACAACAGACATACCCATGGGCAACCTTTCCAGTCACATATGGCCCTCACCCTCTTTGGATCATCCTTAGCAAACTGAATAACCTTTCTCTCATCCAAGCCATGTTTAATTACAACCTTTTTGAATTGCTTCTTAGAACTAAACTTCATTCCCAACTTAAACTTGACAACATGATTCTTCTTGTTAACTCTTGGATACATGCCACCTTGCCCTACACCTCCTAACTCATCAACAGATTCTGCATCACTACTATCTACATATGGAGTGCAGTtgccatcatcctcatcctcttgtCTAGTTTATGGCCTAGATGCAAAACCCTCATATATCACATCATCTAAGCTTCTTGCCTCACccctcttcatcttcttcttgaaatcCTTAAATTTCCTATATATATGGGCTGCTTCTTCATCATCACCTGaactacatgagtctttaggcaTGTACTCATTGTCAGTGTCAGATTTCTCATCTCCATTTGTCTCTCCTGGCATGCTATTTGCTTGTTCTTTCCCTTTATTTGGACTACTGTAAAATTGTCTGACAAGGGCAACTTGCTTCTCTACTTTTCCTTTGCTTTCACTTTTCCAAACAGTCAAAGGTTGCAGATCTTCGTCTTCTATCTCATCATCCTCCGGATTATCTTCCATCTCTTCCTCATAGTCACTTGCTTCAGCTGTTGCATCCTGCTCGTGATTTTCAGCATACACATCTGCAACACCACCTTCAACAATGCAGTTGGACACGTACTGGCACACCCTGTCATCAACCAAAGCTCTTAAGTCTGTACTCATGTCTCTCCCTGGAAATAGCCAGTGCAACATTGTGCCTTCTTTGACATTGCAATGGTCACGGAGATGACCAACAACTTCAGGTAATGACAACTTGTCTCGGTCTATATAAGACATAGCTTGAGTACCTTCAACATAAAACAATCCATTGCTATTCCTCAAGAACTCCCCATTaaaatgaaaccaaacagggaGGAAGTCGCAAACATCCATTTAATCACCTGACGCCTACATGCAAACCATACACGCTATGAGGTTTAGTACTAATAAAATAGGTCCACTaaagaataataatgcttaaAATATGACTACAAGTGCAACATAAAGGTGCCTACTGTCCTTAAAAATATGACGAACACTCTAAAGCATAAGCTATAATCAAGGTCAGATGTACCAATTACTAGTTAAATTACACAAACTCCAAGAGAATCAAGTATTCCGAAACAAAAACAACTAAAAACTACAGGGATCCATGTGTGGCTTAGCACTTACCACGAGGAGTCAATCTGACCCAGTGTCAGATGAAATCCAAATCGACAGCGGTGCCCGTGCGTGAAGTCCGGCGCCGCAACCATACGCGACGCCTCCGCAACTGGTGCGGCGATGTCTGCCGCCGTGCCGTGCGAGCTAGGGTTCCGAATTGGGGGGATTTTTTTGGGTCACGGACAGCTGAATCTTGGGCACGGGGCACCTCTTTTGTATTTACCTTGGGCTAAGTCAGCATGGACCCAAATCCGACATGGCGCTAGCTATGCAAAAACCAGAGCCCAAACCAGCTATGGGGGTTTGTGCATGGATTCGATAGATGAGGGAGGGCGTTTGTCTGGTTTTCGAGTTGAGGGAGGAGACTCCGACTTTTGCAAAAGATGAGGGAGAAAAAGTGGGCTTTTTCCCTAACGAATCCAGACTCCCACAGCCGCGTGAGCCGATGCAAGCTCCATGGGCCGCCCCGGTATTGGGCCGAGCTTTGCTCAGGCCTACTACGCCCATCCCCGGCTTTGCATTAGTGACGAATACCGTTTTCGGGAGATTTTAGACACCGAATTCTGATCTCTGCCTGCATGCACGGTTCTCGCAAAATAACATCTCGATAAACAAAGTAGAAAAAAGTTTGTCCAATGTCAGGTCCTCCGCAAAACCATGTCTTGGTCTGTTCCGTCCTTTGGCCGGCGTTCATTTTTATTTTTCcaaacgcgcgcgcgcgcgctgcAGGGCGATTCAGAAGGCCAACTGCTACCACGAGGAAGGCCACGACGCGCCGTGCTCCGTGGGAGGGGACGTCTACTACATGCTCCTCTTCGGCCTCGCGCAGGTGGTGCTCTCGCAGATACCCAACTTCCACGAGATGGCGGGGCTCTCCGTCTTCGCCGCCGTCATGTCCTTCACCTATGCCCTCGTCGGCGTCGGCCTCGGCGTCGCCAAAGTCATTGGTAATATATATATGCCGCCACGCCACGATCACCACTCATATGCATGCCATGCCAGGCGCCAGCCATTTTTTGAGATTGATCGAGCCCCTGCGTGATTTGATTACCGTCACTTCAGCAAACGGGGTGATCATGGGCGGCATCGGAGGCATCCCGCAGGTGTCCACGACGCAGAAGGTGTGGCGAGTGTCCCAGGCCCTCGGGGACGTCATGTTCGCCTACCCTTTCTCCTTGGTGCTGCTGGAAATAGAGGTACTACATGCCGGTAGTGCGTCCGATATGCATCGAATGCAGTGCAGAGCTAGCACCACTGTTGCGATCTTGTACTAATTAATCGACTTTCATGAGATTTAATTATTTATTGCCTGTTGTGTTTTCAAGGACACGCTgaggtcgccgccgccggagACCGAGACGATGAAGAAGGCAACGAGAGCGAGCATCGCTATCACCTCCATCTTCTACCTCTGCTGCGGATGCTTTGGCTACGCGGCGTTCGGCGACGGCACCCCGGGCAACCTcctcaccggctttggcttctaCGAGCCCTACTGGCTCATCGACCTCGCCAACCTCTGCATCGTTCTCCACCTCCTCGGCGGCTACCAGGCAAGGCTTCAACTGTCAGAAA contains:
- the LOC136534043 gene encoding probable amino acid permease 7 isoform X1, which produces MGSGGGDGDGDRQAQPLLGKLSESSYSLSDEHLVNRTGTIWTAMAHIITAVIGSGVLSLAWSVAQLGWVGGPAAMVFFAGVTAVQSTLIADCYISHDPERGVVRNRSYVDAVRLYLGEKSQLFCGFFLNFSLFGTGVVYTLTSATSMRAIQKANCYHEEGHDAPCSVGGDVYYMLLFGLAQVVLSQIPNFHEMAGLSVFAAVMSFTYALVGVGLGVAKVIANGVIMGGIGGIPQVSTTQKVWRVSQALGDVMFAYPFSLVLLEIEDTLRSPPPETETMKKATRASIAITSIFYLCCGCFGYAAFGDGTPGNLLTGFGFYEPYWLIDLANLCIVLHLLGGYQVYTQPVFAFLDRKFGGRATVVVEAPLLGTRRVDVFRLCIRTAYVAATTALAVWFPYFNQVIGLLGAFTFWPLGVYFPVEMYLTRNKVAPWTNQWLVIHAFSLGCLLISAFASVGSAVGVFGSETS
- the LOC136534043 gene encoding probable amino acid permease 7 isoform X2, which encodes MDGDGAHHHGGDRVRRAVAGVERGAAGVGGRPGGHGVLRRRHRGAVHPDRRLLHFPRPGARRRQEPLLRRRRAPLPRAIQKANCYHEEGHDAPCSVGGDVYYMLLFGLAQVVLSQIPNFHEMAGLSVFAAVMSFTYALVGVGLGVAKVIANGVIMGGIGGIPQVSTTQKVWRVSQALGDVMFAYPFSLVLLEIEDTLRSPPPETETMKKATRASIAITSIFYLCCGCFGYAAFGDGTPGNLLTGFGFYEPYWLIDLANLCIVLHLLGGYQVYTQPVFAFLDRKFGGRATVVVEAPLLGTRRVDVFRLCIRTAYVAATTALAVWFPYFNQVIGLLGAFTFWPLGVYFPVEMYLTRNKVAPWTNQWLVIHAFSLGCLLISAFASVGSAVGVFGSETS